The sequence below is a genomic window from Acidobacteriota bacterium.
GGTAGATCGGCGACCGGGTCACACACGTATTATGGCGTTTCGACGAGCCCATCATGGTTGACCCGGTTCACTCCAGGCGCAGCGCGATCGCGGCGAATCGAGCGAGCGGCGCGCTCGCCGACGATCCTCTCTGGTACCGCGACGCGGTCATCTACCAGGTGCACGTGCGCGCATTCCTCGACACGAGCGGCGACGGCGTCGGCGACTTCGCCGGCCTCACGCAGAAGCTCGACTACATCCAGTCGCTGGGCGTGTCGGCGATCTGGCTCTTACCGTTCTACCCGTCGCCGCTCAGGGACGACGGCTACGACATCGCCGACTACGAAGGCGTGCACCCGCAGTACGGCACCCGCCGCGACTTCCTCGCCTTCCTGAACGCCGCGCACGAGCGGGGCCTCCGCGTGATCACCGAGCTCGTGATCAACCACACGTCCGATCAGCACCCGTGGTTCCAGGCGGCGAGACGCGCCCCCGCCGGCAGCTCGAAGCGGAACTTCTACGTGTGGAGCGACACGGACCAGAAGTACGCGAACGTCCCGATCGTCTTCAAGGACACCGAGCCCTCGAACTGGAGCTGGGATCCGGTGGCCGGTCAGTACTACTGGCACCGGTTCTTCCGGCATCAGCCCGACCTGAACTTCGACAACCCCGTCGTCGCGCGCGCCGTCCTGAAGGTCATGCGCTTCTGGCTCGACATGGGCGTCGACGGCATGCGCCTCGACGCCGTGCCGTATCTGGTCGAGCGCGAGGGCACGCAGTGCGCCAACCTGCCGGAAACGCACGCGATCCTCAAGCTCTTCCGCCGGGAGATGGACGCACGCCATCGCAACCGGATGCTCCTCGCCGAAGCCAACCAGTGGCCGTCGGACGTGCGCGCGTACTTCGGCGACGGGGACGAATGCCACATGGCCTTCCACTTCCCGCTGATGCCGCGGCTCTACATGGCCCTGCGGCAGGAGGATCGCCATCCGCTGTCCGAGATCCTCTACCAGATGCCCGATCTGCCCGAGGGCTGCCAGTGGGCCATCTTCCTGCGCAACCACGACGAGCTGACGCTCGAGATGGTGAGCGACGAAGAGCGCGACTACATGTACGAGGCCTACGCGGCGGATCCGATGATGCGGCTGAACGCCGGCATTCGCCGGCGCCTCGCGCCGTTGATGGAGAACAGCCGGCCGCGCATCGAGCTGATGACCGGGCTGCTGCTGTCCATGCCCGGCACGCCGGTCATCTATTACGGCGACGAGCTCGGGATGGGCGACAACGTGTATCTCGGCGACCGCAACGGCGTGCGGACGCCGATGCAGTGGAGCGCCGATCGAAACGGCGGCTTCTCACGCGCGGATCCGGCCAGGCTGTACCTGCCGACGATCATGGATCCGGTGTACGGCTTCCAATCGGTGAACGTCGAGGCGCAGGAGCGATCGTCGCACTCGCTGTTGAACTGGATGCGCCGGATCATCACGCTCCGGCAGCGCCACGTGACGTTCGGGCGCGGCGCGATGGAGCTGCTCCGGCCGGAGAACCGCCGGATCTTCGCGTTCCTCCGGCGCCATCAGGCCGAGGATCCCATCCTCGTCGTCGCCAACCTGTCGCGGACGGTGCAGCCGGTCACGCTCGATCTCTCCTCGCTCGCGGGCCTGTTTCCGATCGAGATGTTCGGCGGCGTGGAGCTGCCGCGGATCGGGACGGCGCTCTACCCGCTCACGCTCGGGCCGCACGGGTTCTACTGGCTGCGGCTCCAGAAGGAGCCGCCGGTCGATCACACGAGCCGGCCGAGGCCCGTTCCGGAACCCGATCCCGACCAGGCGCCGCTGCTCCTCGGCCCGGAGTGGTACCGGATGCTCGACGGCAGCGTGCGCCAGACGCTCGAGCGCCGGCATCTCCGCCGGTTCCTGGCGCGCCAGCCGTGGTTCTTCACGCCAGCCGCGGAGCTGACGGCGATCGCGATCGACGACTGGGGCACGGTGCGTGCCGGCGACGAGCCGGTGCTGATCACCATGGTCTCGGCGATGTTCGGCGACGGCACCACCGCGCGCTACTGCCTGCCGCTCGCCGTCACGGGCGGCAGCCGCGCCGACGACATCCTGCGCGAGTCGCCGGAAGCGGTGCTGGTCCCGGTCGCGGGCGCGCGCAAGGGCGTGCTGCACGCGCGCGTCGACGGCCGGCTCGGCGCGGCGATGCTCGACGTCGTGCTCGGCGATCGCGTCGTGCGGCTGCGGCGCGGCAGCCTGCGCGGCCGGCGCCTGCCGGCCGCCGATCGGCTCGGCGTCCCGACGTCCGCCGATCAGTTGCCATCCGCGCCGCGCGATCAGGAACGGTTCCCCTCCTGCGCGTTCTTCGGCGAGCGGCTGACGATCAAGATCCTCCGCCGCGTCTGGAACGATGCGAGCCCCGAGGGCGAGCTGGAAGGTTTCGTCGCCGTCCATCCGCACTTCCCCCGCGTCCCGACGCCGCTCGCCGTCCTGGAATACGAGGACGACCACGGCCAAACCAGCCAGGCGGCGCTCGCCTTCGAGTTCGTGGCGCACCAGACGACCGCCTGGCGCCACACGCTCGATGAGCTGTCTCGCACCGCCGATCAGGCCGCGACGCACGTCCCGCCCCCGGGCGGGCCCGAGCGCGTCGACACGCTCTGGGCGTGGGCGCTCCCGCCGGACGTCGAGCAGATGGTCGGCGCCTACGCGCGCGTCGCGGCGCGTCTCGGCCAACGCGTCGCGGATCTGCACCGCGCGCTGACGAGCCCGGATGCGCGTGCGGCGTTCGGCAGCGACCGCTGGGACAGCGAGCAGGTCGCGGCGCTCGAAGCCCGCATCCTCGGCCACTGGCAGCGGCTCCTCCGAGACTGGCCCCGCCAAAGCGCACTCCGGGATGGCGCCCGCGCCGCGCTCGCCCGTCTGGAAGCGAAGCAGGAGCTCGTCGCCACGCTCGTGCGCGCCGCGCGCGAGCAGGCGCCGCCGACCGTCGACGTGGCCCGCACCCACGGCAACCTCGACCTCACGCAGGTGCTCATCTACGAAAGCGACGTGTCCTTCATCGGGTTCGAAGGGGACGCGCGCGTTCCGCCGAAGGATCGCCGCCGGCTGCGATCGGTGGTGGAAGACGTCGCCGGCATGGTGTGGTCGATTCAGAATGCCGGCGAACACGCGCTCGCCAGCCGGCGAGCGGGCTCGCCGCAGGACCAGGACCGTGTCGAACGCTGGGTTCGGTGGTGGGTCGCCGGCAGCGTCGGTACGTTCCTGCGGGCCTACGCCGATGCGATGACCGACAGCCCGTTCCTGCCCGCGCCCGCGCCGAGCCGCGTCGCGCTGCTCAGGCTGTTCCTCCTCGAACGGGCGTTTCGCGAGCTGGCCGACGCCGTGACGTCTGCGGGGGGATGGGTGGAGACGCTGGCGGTCAGCGCGAGCCGGCTGATCGAACCGTCCGACAGCTCAGCGTCGCCGCCGTCTCTGCAGATTCCGCAATGAAGCGGAATCGTTTCTGCTGGCGGGTTCCAGGACTTCGAGGTCAGTACATGGCTTCTGGCCTCTCGGCATTTCCGACGAGGCACACCGGCCGGAGATTCGGCCGAAAGACTTGGTCTCCCTGTGAGATCGACGGAGCGCCGGCGCACGCGAGCGCGGCGCGCGCCGCCATCGACTCGGAGCGTTGCCGTGGCTCGAGACGCTCTACTCGGTCGCGACGACCTGATCAGAGGCGGCGAGCGCGGCTTTCAACGTGTGCCAGGGCAGGCTCGCGCACTTGATCCGGATCGGGAACTCCCGCACGCCGCCGAGCACGGTCAGCTTGCCGAGCGACTCGTCGCCGGCGGCCGTGTCGAGCGGCGCGGTGATCATCGCGGTGAACCGCTCGAAGAGGTCGGCGACTTCCGCCACCGTCCGGCCGCGCACGGCCTCGGTCATCAGCGACGCCGACGCGCGCGAGATCGCGCACCCGGCGCCCTCGAACCTGACGTCGGCAATCCGATCGCCGTCCATGCGGAGCGACACGCCGACGCGATCTCCGCAGAGGGGATTGTGCCCGCGAGCCTGCCGATCGGGATGCTCCAGCGCCCCGTAGTTCCTCGGGCGTCGGTTGTGGTCGAGGATGACCTCCTGGTAGAGGTCGGCCAAGTCGGACATGCGATCGCTCAGAAGAAGCCGAGCTGCAGCTTCGCCGCTTCGGACATCCGGTCCTTCGTCCAGGGCGGATCCCAGACGACGTCCACCCAGGCATCGGTCACGCCAGGCAGCGCCTTGATCTTGTAGCGGACCTCGCTCGGCAGTTGCTGCGCCGAGGGGCACGCCGGGCTCGTCAGCGTCATCCGGACGAGCACGCGGCGTTCGGCATCGGCGACGATGTCGTAGATCAACCCCAGCTCGTAGATGTCGACCGGGATCTCCGGGTCGTACACCGTCCGGGTGGCGTCGACGACGAGCGGCTGCAGCTCCGCGGTCACGGCGGCATCCGGCTCGCCGATCTGGAAGCCGGTCGCGGGCGCGGGCGGCGGCTCGGTCAGCGCGCCGACGTCGAGCGCGTCGTCCGCGGCGGCCGGCACCGGGTCTGGCGGCGCCGGCGCTGCCGAAGGCGCCGCGTTCGCCCCCGCGTCTCTGAAGAAGGAGAACAAACCCATCTCGTCACCCCAAGAGCGTGCGCACACGATCGAGGCCCGCCGCGAGCGCGTCGATCTCCGCCGCGGTGTTGTACATCGCCAGCGAGGCGCGGGCCGTCGCCGGAATCCCGAAGCGGTCCATGACCGGCTGCGCGCAGTGATGGCCGGTGCGGATCGCGATACCCTCGCGATCGAGCACCGTGCCGATGTCGTGCGGATGGATGCCATCCATCACGAACGACACGACGGCGCTCTTCCGCGCAGCGGTTCCGACGAGGGTCACGCCGGGCATCGACGACAGCGCCCCGGTCGCGCGGTCGAGCAGGGCCGCTTCGTGCGCGGCGATCGCGGGCAGGCCGACCCCGCCGAGATACTCGAGCGCGGCCCGCAGGCCGATCGCGCCCGCGATGTTCGGCGTGCCCGCCTCGAACTTGTACGGCAGGTCGTTCCAGGTGCTCTCCTCGAACGACACGCTGCGGATCATGTCGCCGCCGCCGAGAAAGGGCGGCATGGCGTCGAGCAGCGCCTCCCGGCCGTACAGCACGCCGATGCCGGTGGGCCCGTACACCTTGTGGCCGGTGAACACGTAGAAATCGGCGTCGAGCGCGCGCACGTCCACCGGCATGTGATGGACGGCTTGCGAGCCGTCCACGAGCACCCGCGCGCCCGCGTCATGGGCGCGCCGCACGATCTCGGCGACCGGGTTCACCGTGCCGAGCGCATTGGAGACGTGCACGACGGCGACGAGGCGCGTGCGCTCGTTCAGCAACAGCTCGAACTGCTCCCAGATCAGCTCGCCGCGATCGTCGATCGGAATCACCCGCAGCGTGGCACCGGCCCGCGCGCAGGCGAGCTGCCACGGCACGATGTTCGAGTGGTGCTCCATCGCCGAGATCAGCACCTCGTCGCCGGCGCGCAGGCTGTCGTCGCCCCACGCGCGCGCCACCAGGTTGATGGCTTCCGTGGCGTTCCGCGTGAAGACGATCTCGCGCTCCGACCTGGCGTTGAGGAAGACCCGCACGGCCTCGCGCGCCGCCTCGTAGGCCACCGTTGCGCGTTCGCTGAGCGTGTGCACGCCGCGGTGGACGTTCGCGTTGTCCTGCCGGTAGTACTGCTGCAGGGCGTCGAGCACCACCTGCGGCTTCTGCGTCGTCGCGGCGTTGTCGAGGTACACGAGCGGCTTGCCGTGCACCTGCTGGTGCAGCGCCGGGAAGTCGGCCCTGAGGGCCGCGACGTCCAGGGCCGTGGCGGAGGGCGTCATGGCTCCTCGATCGACAGCTTCCGGTCGACCAGGTGCATGGCCAGCTCGCGGACGGCCGGCACGGCGATGCCGTCCAGCACCTCGCCGGCGAACGCGTGGATCAGCATCACGCGCGCCGCCGGCTCGCTGACGCCGCGCGCCCGCAGATAGAACATCGCGTCCTCGTCGAGCTGGCCGATCGCCGCGCCGTGCGTGCACTTCACGTCGTCGGCGAAGATCTCGAGCTGCGGCTTCGTGTTGATCTGCGCCTCGTCGGTCAGGAGCAGCGCGCGGTTCGTCTGCTTGGCGTCCGTCTTCTGCGCGTCGGGCCGGACGAGGATCTTGCCGTTGAAGACCGCCCGGGCCCGGCCGCCGAGAATGCCCTTGTACACCTCGTGGCTCGGACAGTGCGGCTTCGCGTGATCGATGGTCGTATGGGTGTCGACCAGGCTGTCGCCGGTCGCGAGGTACAGGCCGTTGAGCGTGCACTCCGCGCCTTCGCCGCCGAGCACCGCGCTGATGTCGTTGCGCGCGATGCGGCCGCCGAACGTCAGCGCCTGCGACGTGAACGTGCTCGCCCGGTCGAGCCAGACGGCCAGGTTGCCGAGGTGAAACGCCTCATCGCCCTCTCGCTGGAGCCGCACGTGACGGACGATCGCGCCCGCGTCCAGGTGCACCTGCGTCACCGCGCTCGTCAGCGTCGTCCCCTGGCCGATCCCGGCGTACGTCTCGACGATGCTGACCTCCGCCGCTTCGCCGACGTGGATCAGGATCCGCGGCAGCACGTAGGCCGGACGCGCACCGCCGGCGGAGACGGCGATCACGTGGATGGGCCGGCCGACAACGGCGCCGGGCGCCACGCGCAGGGCGATCGCGTCCTCGAACAGGGCATCGTTCAGGTCGACGAAGGCGTTGGACGACGGTTCGGCCGTCACGTGCCCGTGATCGCCGCGGGCCAGCGCGCCGGTGTCTTCCACGATCTCGCCGCCATCCGCCAGGGTGCGCACGGACACGGCCGGCTCCAGCGCCTGCAGCGAGCACAGCGACCTGATCACGCGGCCGTTGACGACGACGATCTCCGCGCCGGCTCCCTCGAAGAGATGGGGCGCGAGGTCGGCGCGCGTGAGGGCCGGCTCGGGCGCGCGGACGAACGACTCGGCGGCGATCGGCGCCACGTTGGTGAAGCGCCATTCCTCGTCGCGGGTCGTCGGCATGCCGCGTTCGAGGAAGCGATCGAATGCGCGCTCGCGCCGGCGCTGCAGCCACTCCGGGCCGAACGCGGGCGCGCGGCGGAACGCCTCGAACTCGGCGGCGAACGCGCCGACGCGGTCTGCGACCTGCGGCATGGCTAGGCGACCCCCACGTTCTCGCGCTCGATCCAGCCGTAGCCCTTCGCTTCGAGCTCGAGCGCGAGCTCCTTGCCGCCCGATCGGACGATCCGGCCGTCGGTGAGCACGTGGACGATGTCGGGCACGATGTAGTTCAGCAGGCGCTGATAATGGGTCACGAGGATCATCGCGCGCTCGGGGCTGCGCAGCGCGTTGACGCCGTTCGCCACGATCCGGAGCGCGTCGATGTCGAGACCCGAGTCGGTCTCGTCGAGCACGGCCAGCCGCGGTTGGAGCACCGCCATCTGGAAGATCTCGTTGCGCTTCTTCTCGCCGCCGGAGAACCCCTCGTTCACGGCGCGGCTGAGCATCGCCGGATCCATCTCGAGCAGCTTCGACTTCTCCCGCGCGAGCTGCATGAACTCCACGGCGTCGAGCTCGGGCTGGCCGTGGTACTTGCGCACGGCGTTCAGCGCCGCCTTGAGGAAGTAGCTGTTGTTGATGCCGGTGATCTCGACCGGGTACTGGAACGCCATGAACAGGCCCTCACAGGCCCGCACCTCCGGCGCCATCTCCAGCAGATCCTTGCCGTCGTAGCGGATGGTCCCGCCGGTGACCTCGTAGCCGGGATGGCCCGCGAGCACCCGCGCCAGCGTGCTCTTGCCCGACCCGTTCGGGCCCATGATCGCGTGCACCTCGCCCGCGTTCACGTCGAGCGACAAGCCCTTCAGGATGTCCTTGCCTTCCGCCCGCGCGTGCAAATCTCGAATCTCAAGCAACATGGTTCCTGCGCCTCGTGACTCAGTGCCCGGCGGCACTTCCCGCGCCGCCCGCACGAACTTCCCCACCTTCGCCCGACAGGAAAAGCAGACGAGCGTCAGCTCGTTCCTTGAACCTGTCGTACCGGTCGTACATGTTGTACCCGTGGTCTAGCCAACCGATCCTTCCAGGCTGATCGACAGCAGCTTCTGGGCTTCCACGGCGAACTCCATCGGCAGCTCGCGGAACACCTCCTTGCAGAAGCCGCTCACGATCATGTTCACGGCGTCTTCCATCGAGATGCCGCGCTGGCGGCAATAGAAGAGCTGGTCTTCGCCGATCTTCGACGTGGAGGCCTCGTGCTCCACCTTCGCCGACGTGTTCCTGATCTCGAGATAGGGGAACGTGTGCGCGCCGCACTTGTCACCGATGAGCAGCGAGTCGCACTGCGAGTAGTTGCGCGCACCGTGCGCGTGCTTGCCGATGCGCACCGCGCCCCGGTACGTGTTCTGCCCGTGGCCGGCGGAGATGCCCTTCGAGACGATCGTGCTCCGCGTGTTCCGCCCGAGGTGGATCATCTTCGTGCCGGTGTCGGCCTGCTGCCGGTTGTTCGTCGTCGCGACCGAGTAGAACTCGCCGACCGAGTTGTCTCCCTGCAGGATGCAGCTCGGATACTTCCACGTGATCGCCGAGCCGGTCTCGACCTGCGTCCAGGTGATCTTCGCGTTCGCCATCGCCTTGCCGCGCTTGGTGACGAAGTTGTAGATGCCGCCCTTGCCCTCGGCGTCGCCCGGATACCAGTTCTGGATGGTCGAGTACTTGATGGTCGAGCCCTCCAGCGCGACGAGCTCGACGACCGCCGCGTGCAACTGGTGCTCGTCCCGCATGGGCGCCGTGCAGCCCTCCAGGTAGCTCACGTGCGCGCCCGCGTCGGCGACGATGAGCGTCCGCTCGAACTGCCCGGTGTTGCGGGCGTTGATGCGGAAATAGGTGGACAGCTCCATCGGGCACCGCACGCCCTTCGGGATGTAGACGAACGAGCCGTCGCTGAAGACCGCGGAGTTCAGCGTCGCGTAGAAGTTGTCCGTGTACGGCACGACCGAGCCGAGATACGTCTTCACCAGCTCGGGATGGTGCTTCACCGCTTCCGAGAAGGAGCAGAAGACGATCCCCAGCTCCGCCAGCTTCTCGCGGAACGTCGTCGCCACCGACACGCTGTCGAAGACGGCGTCGACCGCCACGCCGGAGAGCAGCAACTGCTCTTCCAGCGGAATGCCGAGCTTCTCGAACGTGCGCCGCACCTCGGGATCGACCTCGTCGATGCTCTTGAGCTGCGGCTTCTTCTTCGGCGCCGAGTAGTAGCTGATCGCGTTGTAGTCGATCGGCGCGATCGACAGGTTGTGCCAAGTCGGCACGGCCATGGCCTGCCAGGCGCGGTACGACTTCAGCCGGAACTCCAGCAGCCACGCCGGCTCTTCCTTGATCGCCGACAGCCGCCGGATGACGTCCTCGTTGAGCCCAGGAGGAAACGTGTCGGCCTCGACGGCCGTCTCGAACCCGTACTTGTACTCGCGCGTCGCGAGCTGCTCGATGGTCTCAGTGGATGTGGACATAGTTTCCTGGCGTGGGCCCACCCCACGCATCGACCGCGCCGGCCTGGCTGCGGTCGTCGTTGATTGCTGACGCCCCGGCTCCGGGGCCCTCGCGGCGTCCTAGACCGAGAAGGACGTGCCGCACCCGCAGGTGCTCTTCGCGTGCGGGTTCTGAAAGACGAAGCCGCGGCTGAGCAGACCCGTGTCGTAATCGAGCGTCGTGCCGTCGAGCAGCCGATGGCTCCGCGGATCGATCCACACGCGGACGCCGCCAGGCCCGTCGAACACGAGGTCGCCGTCGCGAGGCTCCGGCTCCCAGGCGAAGACGTACTCGAACCCCGAACAGCCGCCGGCCTTCACGCCGACGCGCAGGCCCGTGGCCTCGGTGTACTGCTTCTCCAGCAGCCGCCGGATCTGGGCTGCCGCGTTGTCGGTCACGCTGATCATCGCTTCGGATTCCGCATCATCACCGGCACCAGGTCCGGTTCGCTGTTCATGTCCCGCGCCAGCTCGGCGACCGACGTCGCCGCCAACGCGGAGACGATCCGATCCTTGATGCGCCACAACGGATCGCGGATGTTGCACTTCGCGTACTGGTCGCAGCTCTGGTCGCTCGTGGAGCAGGCCGTCACCGTGAGCGGCCCGTCCACGGCCTGAATCACGTCGGCCACCGACATCAGCTCCGCCGGCCGGCTCAAGCCGTAGCCGCCGCGCGTGCCCTGATGGGAAGCCAGGAGCTTGGCACGCACGAGCTTCTGCAGCACCTTCGCCAGCAGCTCCGAGGGAATGTCGTACGTCTCGGCGAGCTCTCGAGCCGGCACCGATCCGCGATCGATGTTCGCGGCCAGATGCCGCATCGCGAGCAGGGCGTAATCCGCTTTCTTCGACAGGCGCAGCATGGGGAACTGCCGGCCGGTAATATCCGACCGAACGAGTCCATCTTAACGGGCTCTGCGAGGATCGGCAAGCGGCCGATGGACGCCAACTCGTTGATGAGACAGTTCTTATTAGCGACGCCATCTTTCCGCTCCCGCGCCGGTCACTCTGTGTGACCATACCTGTCACACCGTGCCGCCTATACTCGGCCCATGCTCGTGACGGTCCTGTCGGCCGCCCTCGGCGCGCTCGCGGGCGCGGCCGTGGTCCTGGTCCTCTGGCTGCGCGATCGCGCCGCGCTCGCCGCCGACAGCGCGCGGCTGGCCGCGGAACGCGAGGCCGCCATTCGCGCCGTCGAGCACCAGCGCGTCGAGCTCGCCGAGCGGCAGGCCCAGCTTCGCGACGCGTTCGCGGCGCTCTCACGCGCCGCGCTCCGCGAGAACCGGCAGGACTTCCTGGAGAACGCCCAAGCGATCATCACGCCCGTCAGAGAGACGCTCGATCGCGTGGAGCGCCATCTCTCCGACGTCGATCGCGCGCGCGAAGGCTCGTTCCAGGCCGTCGCCTCGCAGCTCGGGTTGCTGCAGCTCGCGCAGGAGCAGCTTCGGAGCACGGCGGAGGGCTTGTCGCGCTCGCTCGGCTCGCCGAACGTTCGCGGCGCGTGGGGCGAGATCCAACTGCGCCGGATCGTGGAGCTGGCCGGCATGCTGCCCTTCTGCGATTTCGTGGAGAAGCAGAGCCTGACGTCGGACGCGGGCGCGCGCCAGACACCCGACCTCATCGTCAGGCTTCCCGGAGACGCCACGATCGTCGTCGATTCGAAGGTGCCAATCCAGGCGTACCGCGACGCGGTGAACGCGTCGGACCCGGCGATCCGTGAACAGGGGTTCGCGGCGCACATCCGTCAGGTTCGGGATCACATCCGCGCGCTCGGTGCGAAGGAATACTGGCGGCAGTTCCAGCCCGCGCCCGACTTCGTCGTGATGTTCCTGCCGCTCGAGCCGCTGCTGTCGGCGGCGTTCGAACGCGACGAAGCGCTGTTCGACGTGGCCGCAGCGCAGCGCGTGATCCCGGCCACGCCGATGACGCTGCTCGCGCTGCTGAAAGCCGTCGCGTCGGGCTGGCGCCAGCAACAGCTCGCGCGAAACGCCGAGGAGATCCAGCAGCTCGGCCGTGACCTCTACGAACGGCTGGCGACGATGATCGGCCACCTCGAGGACGTGGGACGGAACATCCGGCAGGCCGGCGAGAGCTACGACCGGTTCGTCGGCTCGCTCGAGCACAAGGTGCTGCCGAGCGCGAGACGCTTCAAGGATCTCGGCGTGACGTCCACGAAGTCGCTGCAAGAGATCGAGCCGCTGCACGTCGCCGTCCGGGCCGTGGTCAAGCCCGAGCTGGCCGGGCGCGACGACGTGGATCTGCTCGAAGCGGCTCTCGGCCGCGACGACGGATAGCTACTTCAGCTCGACGGTCAGCACGACCCTGGCCTGGATTTCGATCTCGCCGGGGGCGATCGGCGTCTGCACGTCGGCGGGCGCGGCCGCCGCACGCATCGAGAACATCGGCTGCGGCGCGCCGCCGCCGCTCGACGGCTCCTCGATGCGCAGGATCTGGCCGAGCTGACGTCCGGCGCCGGCGGCCATCGCCCTGGCGCGGCTCATCGCCGCCTCGACCGCCAGCTTCAGCGCTTCCTGTTGCACCGCAGGTTCGTCCTTCAAATCGAATCGCGGGCCGTGCACCGACAGCACGACGCCTCGCGGGCTGTTGAGCGCGTCGAGCAGCTCCGGCAGGCGATCGAGGTCGTCCACCCGCACGTCGATCTGGTTGCGGACGACATAGCCGCGCAGCGTACCCTTTCCGTCGCGCCAGTCCATCTCGGGCGCAATGGAGAACGCGGTCGTTCGAATCGCGCTCGCCGGCACGCCCGCGCCTTTGACGATGCCCTGCACGGCCGTCATCGTCTCGGCGTTCCGGCGGCGCGCTTCGGCGGGACGGGCATCGCGCGTCTCGATCGCGATCGAGATCGAGGCGCGATCGGGCGGCCGCTTGACGGTCGCCTCGCCCGCCGCGATCACGATCGGAAGAGCGGGCGCGGCAGTCTGAGCCGAAGCGGCCGAGGCGATGCAACCGATCAGGACGGCGAGGAGAACGGCGCGCATAGAGTCTCCCTTCACGATCGAACGATGAGTTTCGGGATCTCGGCGAGCAGGAACGTCGCCACGTCTTCTTCGCTGAGCTCGGCCACCGGTTTGCCCGGCGCGATCGGACGCTCGACGAGGTGGCCGTCGCGCCCGCGCGTGACGCTCGTCCGGCCCAGCACCTCGACCGGCGCTTTCGTTGCGTCCAGGACGAGCTCGACGAACGTCTGCGGCGATTGGTCGGCGTGCAGCCGGACGCT
It includes:
- a CDS encoding DUF59 domain-containing protein, translated to MGLFSFFRDAGANAAPSAAPAPPDPVPAAADDALDVGALTEPPPAPATGFQIGEPDAAVTAELQPLVVDATRTVYDPEIPVDIYELGLIYDIVADAERRVLVRMTLTSPACPSAQQLPSEVRYKIKALPGVTDAWVDVVWDPPWTKDRMSEAAKLQLGFF
- the treS gene encoding maltose alpha-D-glucosyltransferase; translated protein: MVDPVHSRRSAIAANRASGALADDPLWYRDAVIYQVHVRAFLDTSGDGVGDFAGLTQKLDYIQSLGVSAIWLLPFYPSPLRDDGYDIADYEGVHPQYGTRRDFLAFLNAAHERGLRVITELVINHTSDQHPWFQAARRAPAGSSKRNFYVWSDTDQKYANVPIVFKDTEPSNWSWDPVAGQYYWHRFFRHQPDLNFDNPVVARAVLKVMRFWLDMGVDGMRLDAVPYLVEREGTQCANLPETHAILKLFRREMDARHRNRMLLAEANQWPSDVRAYFGDGDECHMAFHFPLMPRLYMALRQEDRHPLSEILYQMPDLPEGCQWAIFLRNHDELTLEMVSDEERDYMYEAYAADPMMRLNAGIRRRLAPLMENSRPRIELMTGLLLSMPGTPVIYYGDELGMGDNVYLGDRNGVRTPMQWSADRNGGFSRADPARLYLPTIMDPVYGFQSVNVEAQERSSHSLLNWMRRIITLRQRHVTFGRGAMELLRPENRRIFAFLRRHQAEDPILVVANLSRTVQPVTLDLSSLAGLFPIEMFGGVELPRIGTALYPLTLGPHGFYWLRLQKEPPVDHTSRPRPVPEPDPDQAPLLLGPEWYRMLDGSVRQTLERRHLRRFLARQPWFFTPAAELTAIAIDDWGTVRAGDEPVLITMVSAMFGDGTTARYCLPLAVTGGSRADDILRESPEAVLVPVAGARKGVLHARVDGRLGAAMLDVVLGDRVVRLRRGSLRGRRLPAADRLGVPTSADQLPSAPRDQERFPSCAFFGERLTIKILRRVWNDASPEGELEGFVAVHPHFPRVPTPLAVLEYEDDHGQTSQAALAFEFVAHQTTAWRHTLDELSRTADQAATHVPPPGGPERVDTLWAWALPPDVEQMVGAYARVAARLGQRVADLHRALTSPDARAAFGSDRWDSEQVAALEARILGHWQRLLRDWPRQSALRDGARAALARLEAKQELVATLVRAAREQAPPTVDVARTHGNLDLTQVLIYESDVSFIGFEGDARVPPKDRRRLRSVVEDVAGMVWSIQNAGEHALASRRAGSPQDQDRVERWVRWWVAGSVGTFLRAYADAMTDSPFLPAPAPSRVALLRLFLLERAFRELADAVTSAGGWVETLAVSASRLIEPSDSSASPPSLQIPQ
- a CDS encoding SUF system NifU family Fe-S cluster assembly protein, whose amino-acid sequence is MSDLADLYQEVILDHNRRPRNYGALEHPDRQARGHNPLCGDRVGVSLRMDGDRIADVRFEGAGCAISRASASLMTEAVRGRTVAEVADLFERFTAMITAPLDTAAGDESLGKLTVLGGVREFPIRIKCASLPWHTLKAALAASDQVVATE
- a CDS encoding cysteine desulfurase, encoding MDVAALRADFPALHQQVHGKPLVYLDNAATTQKPQVVLDALQQYYRQDNANVHRGVHTLSERATVAYEAAREAVRVFLNARSEREIVFTRNATEAINLVARAWGDDSLRAGDEVLISAMEHHSNIVPWQLACARAGATLRVIPIDDRGELIWEQFELLLNERTRLVAVVHVSNALGTVNPVAEIVRRAHDAGARVLVDGSQAVHHMPVDVRALDADFYVFTGHKVYGPTGIGVLYGREALLDAMPPFLGGGDMIRSVSFEESTWNDLPYKFEAGTPNIAGAIGLRAALEYLGGVGLPAIAAHEAALLDRATGALSSMPGVTLVGTAARKSAVVSFVMDGIHPHDIGTVLDREGIAIRTGHHCAQPVMDRFGIPATARASLAMYNTAAEIDALAAGLDRVRTLLG
- the sufD gene encoding Fe-S cluster assembly protein SufD, translating into MPQVADRVGAFAAEFEAFRRAPAFGPEWLQRRRERAFDRFLERGMPTTRDEEWRFTNVAPIAAESFVRAPEPALTRADLAPHLFEGAGAEIVVVNGRVIRSLCSLQALEPAVSVRTLADGGEIVEDTGALARGDHGHVTAEPSSNAFVDLNDALFEDAIALRVAPGAVVGRPIHVIAVSAGGARPAYVLPRILIHVGEAAEVSIVETYAGIGQGTTLTSAVTQVHLDAGAIVRHVRLQREGDEAFHLGNLAVWLDRASTFTSQALTFGGRIARNDISAVLGGEGAECTLNGLYLATGDSLVDTHTTIDHAKPHCPSHEVYKGILGGRARAVFNGKILVRPDAQKTDAKQTNRALLLTDEAQINTKPQLEIFADDVKCTHGAAIGQLDEDAMFYLRARGVSEPAARVMLIHAFAGEVLDGIAVPAVRELAMHLVDRKLSIEEP
- the sufC gene encoding Fe-S cluster assembly ATPase SufC, whose protein sequence is MLLEIRDLHARAEGKDILKGLSLDVNAGEVHAIMGPNGSGKSTLARVLAGHPGYEVTGGTIRYDGKDLLEMAPEVRACEGLFMAFQYPVEITGINNSYFLKAALNAVRKYHGQPELDAVEFMQLAREKSKLLEMDPAMLSRAVNEGFSGGEKKRNEIFQMAVLQPRLAVLDETDSGLDIDALRIVANGVNALRSPERAMILVTHYQRLLNYIVPDIVHVLTDGRIVRSGGKELALELEAKGYGWIERENVGVA